The following are encoded together in the Lactuca sativa cultivar Salinas chromosome 1, Lsat_Salinas_v11, whole genome shotgun sequence genome:
- the LOC111921425 gene encoding trihelix transcription factor ASIL1, with protein MASSNSPSSSHEQTNPLAAKPPAASRRLPPPCWSHDETVALIDAYRGKWYSLQRGNLRAPHWQEVADGVAVRCPLSDPPKTSIQCRHKMEKLRKRYRAEIQRIANTPRGHRYPSSWVHFKQMDAMELGLSSSDPSVDPINQEEDEVDERGDEENEDELFLYPKRIKQAVTLPLNRRYQGLVGNGVTAGKRNGNGVRIRIPNIAAVTPPNTSFDDYPPPVNPHYRPGKRSRDGFVKEAFGGEMNRKHGGGGGMKMRKEMENDESHLMDGMVAAIQKLGDGFLKIEMMKMDMARELESMRMKMEMKRTEMILESQQKLVDSFAKTVMEKKNKKIKRMGTPEL; from the coding sequence ATGGCCAGCTCCAACTCACCTTCTTCCTCTCACGAACAAACAAATCCACTCGCCGCCAAACCACCGGCGGCATCTCGCCGCTTGCCTCCTCCCTGCTGGTCCCACGATGAGACGGTGGCGTTGATCGATGCGTATCGTGGTAAGTGGTACTCTCTTCAGCGAGGTAACCTCCGTGCTCCCCACTGGCAAGAGGTCGCCGATGGTGTCGCTGTCCGGTGCCCGTTGAGCGACCCACCGAAAACCTCGATTCAGTGTCGTCATAAGATGGAGAAGCTGAGAAAACGTTATCGGGCGGAGATCCAACGAATTGCGAATACACCAAGGGGACACCGGTATCCGTCGTCGTGGGTTCACTTTAAACAAATGGATGCGATGGAGTTGGGTCTTTCTTCTTCAGATCCATCTGTAGATCCGATCAATCAAGAGGAAGATGAAGTAGATGAAAGAGGAGATGAAGAGAATGAAGACGAATTGTTCTTGTATCCTAAAAGAATCAAACAAGCAGTCACTCTCCCTCTCAATCGACGGTATCAGGGTTTAGTCGGTAACGGTGTTACTGCCGGAAAGAGAAACGGGAACGGCGTTCGGATCAGAATTCCAAATATCGCCGCCGTTACTCCGCCTAATACATCCTTTGATGACTACCCACCGCCGGTGAACCCACATTACAGGCCAGGTAAGCGATCGAGAGATGGGTTTGTGaaggaagcttttggaggtgagATGAACAGAAAACATGGCGGTGGTGGAGGGATGAAGATGAGGAAGGAAATGGAAAACGATGAGAGTCATCTGATGGATGGAATGGTGGCAGCGATTCAGAAGTTAGGAGACGGGTTTTTGAAGATAGAGATGATGAAGATGGACATGGCAAGAGAGCTTGAATCCATGCGAATGAAAATGGAGATGAAAAGAACTGAAATGATCCTGGAATCACAGCAGAAGCTTGTGGATTCATTTGCAAAAACAGTTATGGAGAAGAAGAACAAGAAGATTAAAAGAATGGGTACACCCGAATTGTGA